CACCTTGCGCGGATGAAGGCGCGAATATCGCTCGACAATTTCTTCAGGTCGTCCTCACGCACGTACATCATGTGGCCAGCGTGGTAATATTGCCAGACGATCCGCCCATCCGTGGGGATGCCGGTGCGGTTGAGCGAGTATTCGGCGCCGAAAAAGGGCGTCGCGAAATCGTAATAGCCCTGGCCCACGAACACGCGCAGGCCCGAATTCTCGCGCATCGCGGTGCCGATGAACGGCGCGACGTTGAGATAGCCGGAGCCGCCGCGCGGCCCTTCACCGATGTTCCAGTCCCAGTCGCGCACCCCGCCGATCGAGGAATAGGTGAGGTCGGGCGAGTATTTCAGCCCCTCGCGCGACCACTGGTTCATCGCCGCGGTGTATGCGCCGTCGATCGCGTAGAAGCTGGGATCGTTGTCGGGGGTCTCGCCTGCATTGTCATAGTCGCGGCCGGTATAGCGCGTGTCGAGCCGGCCGATCACCAGCCCGCGATCGCGCAGCAGCTCCTTGTAGAAGCGGCTGGGCGAGAGGCGCAGGTCAGCGTTCGCGAGGTACGCCTGGCTGACGCCGGTGAAGCGCGACAGTTGCGGCAGGATCGCCTGACGCTCCTGCGCGCTCAGCGAATTGCCCTTGAGCAAGGCGGCGGCATAGGGGCCGATCGCGAACTGGCGCGCTTCCTCGACGAACGCCTCGACCGTCGCGGGCTTGTTCTGCACCTTGTCGTGGAACCAGGCGGTCGCCGCCATCGATGGGAGATTGGTGACGTAGCCGAGCTCGTTGCCCGGCGTGTCGGCGGCCTGGCTGAAGTCGAGAATCGAGGAGATCAGGATGATCCCGTTGATTGCGACGTCGGTGTACGACCCCTCCAGCTCCTTGATGACCGCGGCCGAACGCGTGGTGCCATAGCTTTCGCCGCCGATGAACTTGGGCGCGTTCCAGCGGCCATTCTCGTTCAACCACAGGCGGATGAACGCCGCCATCGACTTGGCATCCTTGGTGACGCCCCAGTAATCCTTGGGATCGGTCTTGCCGAGCGCGCGGCTGAAACCGGTGCCGACGGGGTCGATGAAGACGATGTCGGTGACGTCGAGCAGCGATTCGGTGTTGTCGACGATCGGATAGGGCGGGGCGCCGTCGTCGCGCGCATCCGACGGGATGACGACCCGCTTCGGCCCGAACGCGCCCATCTGGAGCCAGAGCGATCCCGATCCCGGCCCGCCGTTCCACAGGAAGGTGACGGGGCGGTTCGGGTCGACGGGCCCTTCCTTGATGTAGCTGTACGAAGTGATTGAGGCGAGCGGCTTGCCGTCCTTGTCCTTGAGGTACGTGTCGCCCGCGATCGCACGATAGGCGATGCGCGTGCCGCCGAAGGTGCCGCTGTGCCGGGTGATCGAGCGGATGGGCGCCGGAATCGTCGCATCGGCGGCGACATCCGCCTTGGCATCAGGCTTGTCCTGCGCGGCGAGCGGCGCGGCAACGGCGAGGGCGGCAAGGCAGGCGAGCGAACGAAACGACATCCGGATTTTTCCCCTTTGCCGCCGGTTATTGCCGCGAGACCGCCCCGCTGCAAGCGCGCTCAGGTCACGGCATAGACGCGGACGATCGCCTTGTTGGGCAGGCGCGCGCCGACGCAGATGAAGACCGTTTCATTGAGCCAGCGATGCGGCCCGTCACCGACCTCGAAACTCGGGCAGGCGCGGAAGTAATAGGCGCCGGGCGGCACGATCTCGCCCGCCATCATGCGCTGCATGACCGCGGGCGGCGCACGGCGCAGGCCGCTGTTCTGGACGGAGATCGCCTGGCCGTCGTCCGCCTTCAGCCAGTAATGCGCGAACACGCGGGTCAGGCCGTCGCCGGCGCGGATGCCCTGCCAGTCGGCCCCGCCCGGCATCACCCGGCCGTTGAGCCGCGGGCCTTTGACGGTGCCGCCGACGATCGGAACGATGCGGCGGCGGATGCCGTCGATCGTGCCCAGTTCCTCGATCGGGCCGAG
This is a stretch of genomic DNA from Sphingomonas sp. Y38-1Y. It encodes these proteins:
- a CDS encoding S10 family peptidase, with the protein product MSFRSLACLAALAVAAPLAAQDKPDAKADVAADATIPAPIRSITRHSGTFGGTRIAYRAIAGDTYLKDKDGKPLASITSYSYIKEGPVDPNRPVTFLWNGGPGSGSLWLQMGAFGPKRVVIPSDARDDGAPPYPIVDNTESLLDVTDIVFIDPVGTGFSRALGKTDPKDYWGVTKDAKSMAAFIRLWLNENGRWNAPKFIGGESYGTTRSAAVIKELEGSYTDVAINGIILISSILDFSQAADTPGNELGYVTNLPSMAATAWFHDKVQNKPATVEAFVEEARQFAIGPYAAALLKGNSLSAQERQAILPQLSRFTGVSQAYLANADLRLSPSRFYKELLRDRGLVIGRLDTRYTGRDYDNAGETPDNDPSFYAIDGAYTAAMNQWSREGLKYSPDLTYSSIGGVRDWDWNIGEGPRGGSGYLNVAPFIGTAMRENSGLRVFVGQGYYDFATPFFGAEYSLNRTGIPTDGRIVWQYYHAGHMMYVREDDLKKLSSDIRAFIRAR
- a CDS encoding DUF3237 domain-containing protein is translated as MADGIERRTMLALGAAAGAMPALAEAAQTMNDYPTPGLEFVFQADVELGPIEELGTIDGIRRRIVPIVGGTVKGPRLNGRVMPGGADWQGIRAGDGLTRVFAHYWLKADDGQAISVQNSGLRRAPPAVMQRMMAGEIVPPGAYYFRACPSFEVGDGPHRWLNETVFICVGARLPNKAIVRVYAVT